In Equus caballus isolate H_3958 breed thoroughbred chromosome 7, TB-T2T, whole genome shotgun sequence, one DNA window encodes the following:
- the OR6X1 gene encoding olfactory receptor 6X1 — translation MRNGTAITEFILLGFPGIQGLQIPLFIVIFFIYILTLAGNGLIIAIVWAEPSLQIPMYFFLCNLSFLEIWYTTTVIPKLLETFVVARTAICTPCCLLQVFFHFFLGTTEFFILTVMSFDRYLAICKPLRYSTIMTSNLCLQLALSSWMVGFSIVFCQMLLLIQLPFCGDNIINHFYCDVGPILKAACADTRILELLGLIVTILVIPGSLMFTMISYIYILSTILQIPSATGRQKALSTCASHLTVVSLLYGAVLFMYLRPTAHSSFKINKVVSVLNTILTPLLNPFIYTIRNKEVKRALRKAMACPNTRHPE, via the coding sequence ATGAGAAATGGCACGGCAATCACAGAGTTCATCCTCCTAGGCTTTCCTGGTATCCAAGGACTACAAATCCCTCTCTTTATAGTCATCTTTTTCATCTACATATTAACTCTTGCAGGCAATGGGCTTATTATTGCCATTGTCTGGGCTGAGCCCAGCCTACAAATTCCAATGTACTTCTTTCTTTGCAACTTGTCCTTCCTAGAGATCTGGTACACCACTACTGTCATCCCCAAACTGCTGGAAACTTTTGTGGTGGCGAGAACAGCTATCTGCACCCCCTGCTGCCTGCTGCAGgtcttctttcacttcttcttGGGCACCACTGAGTTCTTCATCCTCACTGTCATGTCTTTTGACCGTTAcctggccatctgcaagcccctTCGCTACTCCACCATCATGACCAGCAATCTCTGCCTGCAGCTGGCCCTCAGCTCCTGGATGGTGGGCTTCAGCATTGTCTTTTGTCAGATGCTGCTGCTCATCCAGCTGCCGTTCTGTGGCGACAATATCATCAATCATTTCTACTGTGATGTTGGTCCCATTTTGAAAGCAGCCTGTGCAGACACAAGAATTTTGGAGCTCTTGGGTCTCATAGTAACCATCCTGGTGATCCCAGGGTCACTCATGTTTACTATGATTTCTTATATCTATATCCTGTCCACCATCCTACAGATTCCTTCAGCCACTGGCCGGCAGAAGGCGTTGTCTACCTGCGCCTCTCACCTGACAGTTGTCTCCCTGCTCTATGGAGCTGTTTTGTTCATGTACCTGAGACCCACAGCGCACTCCTCCTTTAAGATTAATAAGGTGGTATCAGTGCTAAATACTATCCTCACACCCCTTCTGAATCCCTTTATTTATACAATTAGAAACAAGGAGGTGAAGAGAGCCCTAAGGAAGGCAATGGCTTGTCCAAACACTCGTCATCCAGAGTAA